The Streptomyces tubercidicus DNA segment AACCACCTCTACAACAAGCTGTCCGCCGAGTCCCAGGCCGATATCGTCCGCGATGTCGAGACCCGGACGCTGATCGTCGACCCGCGGTACGCCGAACGGGCCGCCGAGGTCGCCGAGTTGGCGCCGGTGCCGGACATTCTCGTCCTGGGCCCCGCGAAGCTGGGCGCGGATCTGCTGGAGCTGGCCGCCGGGCAATCGGACGAGCCGTTCGCGAGCCGGGCCCGGCCCGACGATGTGTGCACCATCCGCCACACCGGCGGCACCACCGGCCACCCGAAGGGCATCTGCACCACCTTCGAGCAGGCGCGCCGGTTCCTCGGAGGGCCGCCGCAGCAGCCGGAGTACGAGCCGCGGCTGCTGGCCTGTACGACTCTCGCGCACGCCGCGGGCAACATGGCCGACGGCACCCTGCACGCGGGCGGCACGGTCGTTCTGCTCGACGACTTCGACCCCGGCACCGTGCTCGCCACCCTGGCGCGGGAGCGGATCACGGAGATGTTCCTGCTGCCGCCGCTGCTCTACCAGCTGATGGACCACCCCGACGCACCGCACACCGACACCTCCAGCCTGCGGATGCTGACGTACGGCGGCTGCCAGGCGTCCCCGGCCCGGATAGCCGACGCGGTACGGATGTTCGGCCCGGTGCTGAGGCAGGGCTATGGGCAGAACGAGGCCGGCGGCATCAGCGTGCTCACCCCGGAGGACCACGATCCGGCGCGCCCCGACCGGCTGCGGTCGGCGGGAAAGGTGCTGCCCGAGGTCGAGGTGGCGATCCGCGACGAGTCGGGCCGCGATCTGCCGCCCGGCGAGCACGGCGAGGTCTGTGTCCGCTCCGCCATGATCATGAAGGGCTACTGGAAGCAGCCCGAGCTGACCGCCGACGTACTGCGGGACGGCTGGCTGCACACGGGGGACGTCGGATTCCTCGACGACGAGGGGTACTTGACCATCGTCGACCGGCTCAAGGACATGATCGTCGTGGTCGGCGGCCATGTGTACACCACCGAACTGGAGGACCTGCTGAACTCGCACCCGCAGGTACTGCAGAGCGCGGTGTTCGGCGTCCGGGACGCCGACCGCATGGAGCAGGTGCACGCCGCGGTGGTCCGGGCACCTGGAAGCGATGTCGACGAGCACCAACTGCGCGCGATGGTGTGCGCGGAGCGCGGTGCGATGTACGAGCCGCACCGGATCACCTTCGTCGAGGCGCTGCCGCTGACGGATGTGGGCAAGCCGGACAAGAAGGAGCTGCGCCGGCGGGCCGGGCAGGAGGCCGGCACCCTGGCATGACAGCGACGAGCCGCCGCAGCCAAGGGCTGCGGCGGCCTGTCAGTGCTACTGCCGGTCAGAGGATGCCCAGCAGGCCGAAGGGGAAGCCCCCGAAGCCGTAGCCGTAGTTGCCGTAGCCGCAGCCGTGGTGGCCGTTGTGGCCGCCGAAGCCGTTGTAGCCGCCGAAGCCTCCGAAGCCACCGAAGCCGCCGAAGCCACCGAAGCCGTTGTAGCCACCGAAGCCGTTGTAGCCACCGTGGTGGTGGCAGTGGCGCCAGTGGTGGTGATGGTGACGACCGTGGTGGTCGCCCTTTGACGATGCGGCCGGCGCCTGCGGGGCGGCCGAAGCCATGCCGGCGAGCGGGAGGACGGTAGCGGCGGCAAGGGCCGCGGTGGCCACGGAGCGGCCTATGAACTTGCGCATTGCGTTTCTCCTGTGTGGCAGGAAATCTGACATTTCGATGAGTACCGCGTCTCACCGAAAACCCCGCAGACACGACGGACAGCCACTCCAACGGCCCCAAGAATTGCTCCAGTCGCGGTAATGAATTGGTAAAGTGAACCGGTGAACGGGCTGGTCAGAGCCGCACAATGACGAGGGCCTCGGCATCGGTGGCACCGGCGGCGGACCCAGCGGTAACCGGACGGCGAACAGCGCCGTCCGGGAGAGCGGAGCCGTCGCGGGGCTCCGGGGCCGCCGTACGGACCGCCCGCCCTCAGCGCTTACGGGCCCGGCTCGGCTGGACCCGGGACGGCTCCCCCGGCATCTTCGGATGGTCGGGCGGATAGGGCAGATCGCCGAGTCCCTCGTCCGCCGCCTGCCGGTCCGCGAGCTCCAGGAGGGATTCCAGGCCGAAGGCGTGGTCCGTCATGTCCGCGTGCACATCGCCGAGTTCGGCGAACCGCGGCGGGACGGTCCGCAGATCGAAGTCCTCGGGGGCGGCGTCGGACAGCTCGTCCCAGCGCAGCGGGGTGGAGACGGTCGCCCGGGGCCGGGCGCGCAGTGAGTAGGCGGAGGCGATGGTCCGGTCCCGTGCCATCTGGTTGTAGTCGACGAAGACCTTCTCGCCGCGTTCTTCCTTCCACCACGCCGAGGTCACGAGGTCCGGCATCCGGCGCTCCAGCGCCCGCGCCAGCGTGATCGCGGCGCGCCGGACCTCGGTGAAGGTCCAGTGGGGCCGGATCGGCACATAGACGTGCACGCCGCGGCCGCCGGACGTCTTGGGCCAGCCGCGCAGCCCGTGCTCCGCGAGCAGCTCGCGCAGGTCGAAGGCGACCTTGACGGCGTCCGCGAAGTCGGTGCCGGGCTGCGGGTCGAGATCGATCCGCAGCTCGTCGGGGTGCTCGGTGTCACCGCGGCGGACGGGCCAGGGGTGGAAGGTCAGACACCCCAGGTTGGCAGCCCAGAGCACCGCCGCCGGTTCGGTGGGGCACATCTCGTCGGCGAACCGTCCGCTGGGGAAGGCGATCCGGGCGGTGGGCAGCCAGTCCGGCATCCCCTTGGGCGCCCGCTTCTGGTAGAAGAACTCGCCCTCGATGCCCTCGGGAAAGCGCTGCATGGTGGTGGGCCGGTCGCGCAGGCCCCGCAGCACCCCTTCGGCGACGGCGAGGTAGTACTGCGCGACATCCATCTTCGTGAAACCGCGCTCCGGGTAGTACGTCTTGTCGGGGTGCGACAGGCGCACCTTTCGCCCCGCGACATCCAGTTCGACAGCTCCCGCTCCGGCCATGACTCCACGTTAAATACGGTGCGGCGCCGCCGCGCGCCGGACGGGCGGCGGCGACCGGCCGCCCGGCGCGCGGGAAGCAGCCGCAGCCCGCAGGATCGGGACATGGACCTGCCTGTCATGCCCCCGGTCTCCCCGATGCTCGCGAAGCTGGTGACCAAGATTCCCGCCGGTATGCAGTACGAGGCCAAGTGGGACGGCTTCCGCGTCATCGTCTTCCGGGACGGCGAGGACATCGAGATCGCCAGCCGCACCACGAAGTCCCTCACCCGCTACTTCCCCGAAGTGGTCCGGGCGGCCCGTGCCGAGCTGCCCCGGCGCTGCGTCATCGACGGCGAGATCGTGATCGCCCATGACGGCCGGCTGCACTTCGAGGAGCTGCTGGAGCGGATCCACCCGGCGGAGTCCCGGGTCCGTACGCTCGCCGAGCGGACCCCCGCCTCGCTCGTCGCCTTCGACCTGCTGGCCCTCGGCGACGCCGCGCTGATGGACGAGCCGCAGTCGGCGCGCCGGGAGGCCCTGGTCGAGGCGCTGCGGCCGGCCCGTGCGCCGGTGTACACGGCGCCCGCGACCACGGACCGGGAGGTGGCGCGCCGCTGGTTCACGCAGTTCGAAGGGGCGGGGCTGGACGGGGTGGTCGCCAAGCCGCTCGATCTGCCGTACCGGGCGGGCGACCGGGCCATGTTCAAGATCAAACATGCCCGCACGGCCGACTGCGTCGTCGCCGGGTACCGGCTGCACAAGAGCGGGCCGGTGGTCGGCTCCCTGCTGCTGGGACTGCACGACAGCGCCGGGCAGCTCCAGCACGTCGGGGTGTGCGCCTCGTTCCCCATGGCCAGGCGGCGCGCACTGGTTGAGGAGCTGGCGCCGCTGCGGATGGACGAGGTCACGGGCCATCCGTGGGGCGCGTGGACCGACGAGGCGGCGCATGCCTCGCGGCGGATGCCGGGCGGGCCGAGCCGCTGGAGCGGCGGCAAGGATCTGTCGTGGGTGCCGTTGCGCCCGGAGCGGGTGTGCGAGGTCGCCTACGACCACATGGAGGGCAGCCGCTTCCGGCACACCGCCCAGTTCCGCCACTGGCGTCCCGACCGTACGCCGGAGAGCTGCACCTACGCCCAGCTGGAGGAGCCGGTGGGCTACGACCTGGCGGAGCTGCTGCGGGACTGACCGTAGGGGCCGTACGCACCGGGGCGGCGGGTCAGCTCTCCTCCCGGTCCGGTGGCCATCGGCGCCGGCTCTCCCCGGGAGCGAGCCGGTCCACCACCTCGGCCAGTTCGCGGCAGGCCTGCTCGACCTTGCGGCGGATGCTGTTCTGCTCGGTGACGACGGCCGACAGCAGCAGCGCGGTGAGCGCGGCGGACGCGTTGAGGGCCTGGAGGTTGACCATCGCCTCCAGCAGGCTCTCGCCCGCGAACGGCCCGCTGCGGCCGGTCGCCGCCGTGATGGCCAGCACGGACACCAGCAGCACACAGGGCGCGGCCCCCGCGAGCTGGAAGCGCAGCGCCGCCCACACGATCAGCGGGAAGACCAGGAACAACAGGGATGCCTCGCTGGTGACGGCCACGAGCGAGACCACGACCGAGGCGGCCATCAGGACCGTGGCCTCGGCCCACCGATAGGCGGGGACGCCCCGGGGCGGGCCGATGTCACGGAGGGCGAGGACGAGCGGGGTGATGACGAGGATGCCCATGGCGTCGCCCGCCCACCACGCCGCCCAGGTCCGCCAGAAGCCGCCGGGCGGCAGCGCACCGCTGAGGAGCAGCGTCCCGCTGCCCAGCGTCGCGCTGATCAGCATCCCGCCGAAGGCGCCGAGGGCGACCAGCGCCACCCCGTCGCGCAGCCGGTCCAGCTCGATATGGAAACCCACCTGACGGAGCATCAGGAAGGCGCACACGGGAGCCAGGGTGTTGCCCGCCATGATGCCGAGGACCGAGATCTGGAGCGGGCCGAGGGAGGCGACGACCAGCAGTGAGCCGAGGGCGATGCCCGGCCAGGTCCACAGCCCCAGGAGCAGCAGACAGCTCAGGGA contains these protein-coding regions:
- a CDS encoding AMP-binding protein, yielding MPTAARTFRTYVEKNLDALSADPAREALVHQGRRISAGDFRALVHRFARALHSRGVDRGATVTLLSGNLPETLAARYAANLLGARVNHLYNKLSAESQADIVRDVETRTLIVDPRYAERAAEVAELAPVPDILVLGPAKLGADLLELAAGQSDEPFASRARPDDVCTIRHTGGTTGHPKGICTTFEQARRFLGGPPQQPEYEPRLLACTTLAHAAGNMADGTLHAGGTVVLLDDFDPGTVLATLARERITEMFLLPPLLYQLMDHPDAPHTDTSSLRMLTYGGCQASPARIADAVRMFGPVLRQGYGQNEAGGISVLTPEDHDPARPDRLRSAGKVLPEVEVAIRDESGRDLPPGEHGEVCVRSAMIMKGYWKQPELTADVLRDGWLHTGDVGFLDDEGYLTIVDRLKDMIVVVGGHVYTTELEDLLNSHPQVLQSAVFGVRDADRMEQVHAAVVRAPGSDVDEHQLRAMVCAERGAMYEPHRITFVEALPLTDVGKPDKKELRRRAGQEAGTLA
- a CDS encoding MASE1 domain-containing protein; protein product: MVRTEELRRPAPAVLTILVLAGVYYGTARIGLLEQVVIAGARVSPLWPPTGISLSCLLLLGLWTWPGIALGSLLVVASLGPLQISVLGIMAGNTLAPVCAFLMLRQVGFHIELDRLRDGVALVALGAFGGMLISATLGSGTLLLSGALPPGGFWRTWAAWWAGDAMGILVITPLVLALRDIGPPRGVPAYRWAEATVLMAASVVVSLVAVTSEASLLFLVFPLIVWAALRFQLAGAAPCVLLVSVLAITAATGRSGPFAGESLLEAMVNLQALNASAALTALLLSAVVTEQNSIRRKVEQACRELAEVVDRLAPGESRRRWPPDREES
- a CDS encoding ATP-dependent DNA ligase, whose translation is MDLPVMPPVSPMLAKLVTKIPAGMQYEAKWDGFRVIVFRDGEDIEIASRTTKSLTRYFPEVVRAARAELPRRCVIDGEIVIAHDGRLHFEELLERIHPAESRVRTLAERTPASLVAFDLLALGDAALMDEPQSARREALVEALRPARAPVYTAPATTDREVARRWFTQFEGAGLDGVVAKPLDLPYRAGDRAMFKIKHARTADCVVAGYRLHKSGPVVGSLLLGLHDSAGQLQHVGVCASFPMARRRALVEELAPLRMDEVTGHPWGAWTDEAAHASRRMPGGPSRWSGGKDLSWVPLRPERVCEVAYDHMEGSRFRHTAQFRHWRPDRTPESCTYAQLEEPVGYDLAELLRD
- the ligD gene encoding non-homologous end-joining DNA ligase, with product MAGAGAVELDVAGRKVRLSHPDKTYYPERGFTKMDVAQYYLAVAEGVLRGLRDRPTTMQRFPEGIEGEFFYQKRAPKGMPDWLPTARIAFPSGRFADEMCPTEPAAVLWAANLGCLTFHPWPVRRGDTEHPDELRIDLDPQPGTDFADAVKVAFDLRELLAEHGLRGWPKTSGGRGVHVYVPIRPHWTFTEVRRAAITLARALERRMPDLVTSAWWKEERGEKVFVDYNQMARDRTIASAYSLRARPRATVSTPLRWDELSDAAPEDFDLRTVPPRFAELGDVHADMTDHAFGLESLLELADRQAADEGLGDLPYPPDHPKMPGEPSRVQPSRARKR